The Glycine max cultivar Williams 82 chromosome 17, Glycine_max_v4.0, whole genome shotgun sequence genome contains the following window.
ATCAAAGGTTACATAATAGCTGTAACCAGTGTTGGACAAGACAGGTGAAGGACCCCACAAATCTGTATAAATGAGTTCAGAAGGATTAGAATACACAGTAAGAGAAGGGGAAGAAGATGGAACTTGCCAATGCAACAGTGAGAACAAAAATCAGAACCTGTTTTACAAAGCTTGGATACAAGTTTCATAGTATCACCACTAGGGTGACCTAATTTGGAATGCCAAGTGGCAAAAGAAAGATCACTGTTAGTGTTCGGAAAGGGCCCCTTTGCAtacatttcatatttttttctctatcatGCAAAGTTTCTTCCATCAACCCATCTATTTTAAGTTTGAATTCTGCATAACTAGTTATTTAGCGGTTCCGGTTTGTAATTCTCCTCCATTGATGTGtgctttattagttttttttagttatttttcattGTTAGATTTGCATGTATGTGAGAAGTGTGGGTGAATTTATATAGTCAAGTACATTTTTTCTGATTTGACCTCAGACAGCGAAAGGTGCAAAAATTTATGGTGCTGCTGTAGCTGCTACAGCTGATGGTCAACAGACAGCAAAAGAGGGAGAAGAAAAGGTCAAGCTGCACACACACTCTTACTGTTGTCTAGATTATGCACAGGTCCATCTCTTCAATCTAATTTTTCCATAATTGTGGTTTGCCAAGGATATTTGGGTGTTTTATTGCAGGGAAAAGTCGAAAACGGTGTTATTTTACCCATTTTAGTAGCATTTAATTTGATCCATTACAAGTGTACAGCCAATTTATGCCCCCTCCTTATATAGATTATAGAAAATCTTATGTTGATTTTCATTGCAGATATACGATGTGATTAGGTACAGACTACATCGCATGAAGCATAAGCTGAAAGATGAGTTGGagaacaaaaacacacttcaggAATATATATGTTCAAACTGTGGAAAAAGGTTTCAATAATCATTGTAATATCAAGATCATAATATGTCAtagttattttgtttgttttgatgcATTTTCAGATTTTCCGTTTCATAACACTTGGGGCTTATGACTTATTTTAGATACAATGCTTTGGATGCTCTGCGGTTAGTATCGTTTGAAGATGAGGACTTCCATTGTGAAAGTTGTAATGGAAGACTAGAGGTTGAAAGTGATAAGATAGCTGTTCAAGAAGGGGGAGATGGAGATGATAATGCAAGAAGACGACGGCGTGAAAAGTTAAAGGACATGCTTCAAAAGATGGAGGTTCTTATCTGATTTTACTATGCAGTTTATTTCTAGTTGTTGCTTCATATGATGGATCTATTTACttaaatttgttattgttgatgatgCCTAATTGGTTTTCATTGTTGTTTTTCAAGAACTGGGAAACTTAATTAACATAGTTTGTAGCAAGCAATGGTTGTGCTATTATGTATGAAATGTTAGAATATGCCAAGTCATATTTTCCCTAAGGACGATGATTGCAGGgtctattttctgttttcatgcaCCATTAGACTATCTCTCTGATTCTTTATCTTAATGTTGAAATAAGTTGTGTAATGTGATTCACCTACTAAGATGCATCGGGGAGTAactaaattgaaatataaataaacaaaagaagtaTGTGTAATGGCATGCTGATAACTCAGAAACTTTCATTTCAGGTTTAGACCTGTCATTTGGTAGTAAGCTTAAATGCTTAATCACTTCTAATTGATTTCATGTTGCATAGtagagtatttttattttttaaaaaattttacagGCTTGATATTTTAGCTAACAGAATTTAATGTAGATAGACCTTGTAAGCCTGTTTCCCATGTGTATGAGTCCAAATCTAAAGAATGTTTGAAACCCAATTTTACTAAAAACTTACAGCCAATCATAATATTTCACTTTGGAACTGGATACCGGATAGAACCCTGAAATAGTAACAGAATAAACAGATTTCAGAATCAGGGAATGCTTGTGTTGTTCAATAACAAACGTAAATACAGAGGGAATTCAATCCAACTGCCACAGAGCTGAGCTCCTTACAGAGAGGCTAAAGTCCTCTGCCCATAACAGAATTCCAAAATCAAAAGGTGCCTTTCTCTCTCCTCAACATTCCCTAAATACTCCCCTACCTTATTCATGCAATTGACCATTCGGTTATACCCTTTGCCACATTACCTCCTCTTTTCACACCCCAGTTTCTCCTCACATACACCCTCCACATCTTGGGCCTGGCCTCTATGTCTAGGTCTACTCTCCCAGTCCTATCAATACCACTCTAAATTCAACCAGAAGCCTGCATtatgaaatgtaaaaaaaaaacctcccaCGTTAAATGTCTGTTAGGTTAGATGCATTTGAACCTGTCTCTACAATGATAATCACTGCCTAAGATAAAGACAAAACTGAATTTAGCTCTTCCATCTTACCAATATAAGAAATTCATAACTGTAGCAGCCATGGGGAGGTTACCAACTTCAACAAATTACAAAGAGGAAAGAACCATAAGGCAGCATCCCTGTTTTCCAATCTTCTATACATCATTCCAGTCCTGCCCTAATTGGGACCTGGGAGATGATCAAAACAATGAATTTGCTGCTAGTTCAAGCTTGAGTGCAGCATTTTGGTGCCAAACATTAGTGGATACCTTGGTTTTGGTGGTCCAATCCAATGTATGACCCACTTTAGTTTAGAAATGGCCCAAGACAACCAGATAACCTTGAGCTAAACCTGACACACTCACAAGTTTTTAGCAGGTCAACTACTTCACTAGTTTTGTTCAACCATCATATTCCATTctagtatataatatatatgctgGGCACATTTTGTTGGGAGAGTATTCAGTATAGGTGCAAAACTTGGGATAGTTTATGAATGTCACATCGTTGCCTATAGGTATCTTAATCTCATTCAAATTTCCTGATATTGTTAGACTTTACATATTTGTGacattaattttgttgttgctaCTGGCCCACAGTTAATCTTGTGATGATTGTTGTACTTCTTGTGCTAGTGCAGGTTCAGCTCAAGCCTTTAATGGACCAACTCAGTCGGGTAAAAGACTTGCCTGTTCCTGAATTTGGCAGTCTTCAAGCATGGGAAGCTAGAGCTAGTGCTGCTGTTCGTGCAGCTAATGGAGATATCAATGCTGGTGATTCTAAAATTTCGCAGCTAGGATATAATGGAGTGCCTTACAGTGGAGACACTAAGGTAACATTCTCCTGTTTAAGGGTGTTATTAATTCTGGCATGTGCAAAGACTGGGCAACCATGGTACTTTTTTCTCcacaattttattaattcaatcccTCCCTGTTATGAATGATGTATTATTCTCTTCATATCGTACATTACATCTtttctttctaataaaatttcctttttaagaaaattaaaaactcaTTGATTTCATTTAgttgaaacaaaataattttccttTGCATTTGGTCATCAAATAGTGCCGAtatctcaatttttaaaaaaagatggaGCTCTGGGTTGCATTTATCACTTGGATGAATTTAAATCTCTGGGTTGCATTTCGTAGCATGCACCTTTTttttgtggtggtggtggtgttaaaataagaaatattgttggaaggaagaaagaatgaaagaataCGATGGAAGAGGATAGTACCTTACTTAACAAGGAGTCAGAGACTCtgcaagaagaaacaaagagaaaTCAGATAAACATATTGGTACTTAGTGCTATAACAAATAAAGCATTTCAGTGTCTTTACATATCTGCCTGTTGCTACCTCTCTTAAAAAACCATTTGCCTAGCACCTAAGGGAGGCCTGAAAAATATagttgaagataaaaataagattgatTTTGAGTGAATATTCTTGAGTGGTCAATACAAAGTTACACACCCTCAGttagattatatatatacagaGATTATTAATAGAGTACACTCACAAAAAAGGGTAATTATCTCAATTTCTTAAGATACAATGAACCTAAGTTGTACAATGAACTAAAGCTAATTGGAAATTGGGATAGTGATAGATACCAAGGAGAAGAAAGATAGAAAACAATTGTAATCCAGgaaataacagaaaaatgaGCACTGAAAATGATTTTATCATTGGCAACCAGAGAATACAATTCTCCTACTGGAGCCAAAGGCCCCTCTGAGATGCTACCCTCAGTCCTGCAAATTAGTGCTTTCCTCCCCCATTCTGACCCTTCTCTCATAATAATATCCTTTAACTAACTCAGCCACGTCACGAAATCCCCATGACAGAAAATTCCCTCACTGTCCTACCTCCTTCTGGAGTACACTTTCGGTATACGTTCCTTGCTAGGATCCAAGCCCTATAGTTGATCCTTATCTGAGCCTTTTTCATCACTCAAAATATCTTTTACCAAATCAGATCTGAGGGTtgagaagtgtttttttttaagtataagcATTTTGAAACCAAATAGACACCAAAGAAGATAACACCCTACCATCAAATAAACTTCCTTCTTAGTCCTCCTAAAGCCTTTGAAGTTAAAAAGAAACTGATTCAAAGAAAAGGGGACATACAGTGGTAACCAAACTCGCCAAATAGCCTACTTGATAAGTTGACATTGATCTGCTCATAAGGAAATGTGAAAACAAATTACCAGTTATTTCTGGGCTAGAAGCCTAGAACCATACACGTTGTTGCTGTTATTATTGAACCATTGTCCAAAGATATTGGATGGAGTTTTGGATTTTCAAGGACAACTTTCTACTCATTAAGGAGTGGATGAATACAAAAAAGTAGAGCATGTCTTAAATTGGCCTGAAATGAAATTGGATCTTTCTCTATTTGTGGTGGTAATATGGTAGTTTGTATGTCCAGGTGTATCATGAACATCCTTGCCAACTTGCTTGATTGTCTTGGTTTCATGCTTGTTTTCCTTTCTTATAGTGTTTGCAGTTAAAAACAGTTTTTACCTTTTCTTTATTGAAACAAGTTATATTATATCATAATGAATCTTCTatgaatattttcaatttttgcatTGGGAATATATTccttaaatagttttaaatacTTAGTAGTCTATTGTTGAATGTGACAGGTTGTAGTTGACTTCAATACTGAAGGCAAAGGAGAGGGTGTTAAGTCTGAAACTGACAGTACATCTTTAAAGGTTTTGCCTCCATGGATGATTACATCAGGTATGAATCTTACAAAGGAACAACGTGGAGAGGTGAAGCAGGAAACAAAGATGGATGAGACTTCAACTTCCACAGCAGTGCAGTACACAGATGACAAGAAGTTAACAATTGGACATgacaataatcaaaatatacagGTTCTTAAAATAAGatgaactttttttctttttgtttctgttgCCCTTCCTCCCAAAGGTATAAGACCGTTTTTGTTTGCTAAATATTTCTGTTTCCTTTACTATTTCTGTAGGATGAGTATATTAAGGCTTATTATGCTGCTTTACTTAAGCAACACGAATTGGAAGAAGCTGCAAAAAAACAATTGCCAAATACACTTGCTGCTGATGATCCTTCTAGCAGTACTTCCAATCGCCAGGTTGGCATGAAATCAAAACGTGAGGAAGATGATGATTGTACTGAATGGGAGGAGGCTCCAATTGCAGGTACAATTGTTCTCTTCTGATGTGATTTGACTAAAATTTGGATCCTCAAGTTTAAATCCCTAATGTTTTGAAACATATGTTTAATGCTACCTCCCCAGTCCCCTCTAAAAAGcataaaactttaaataataaattttgatttcacTAAAAGGGTGGATCTGAGAATAGAACAGACTATTTGATTCCATTCTATTCGCATGTCAAATGCTACCTTAGTATTCCATCAGTGTTCTCAACGTAATTCAGGAAACAATAATGTGGCtttaatagttttcttaggctGGTTGCTATACTGGGATTTTAAATTGCAGTTGCAGTATGTGTTGCAGCCATGGCAGGCTAATGCACAATCTGTACTCACTGTAATGTGTTTGTGACATTTTCTGCAAATATGGTGTTGTGCTGCACCAATTGATAAGGTCTTCTATTTAAATCCTTTGTTTTGATCATGTTTGACTGACTGGTGTTAGTTGGACCAGCATAAAAGTTGGTTCCCTTCAACACTGTTTTGAACAATATGGAAGGAACTACTGTCAAGAAATTGTGTTAAGTGTTGTTCATGGGAAGGATTAGTTTGTTATTTTAGGTGATGTGTTGCTGGTAATAATTATACATATGGAGTCATGTCTGTTTTATGGACCCATTTAATTTGTCTGGTTCTTATTAAGTTGATGTTTCAGTAATATGCTGGTACTTGTACTGGGTTTTTCAAATTGATAAGACACTTTAAAAGATTGGAATTAGAAAACTAAGACTTTTTTTCAGAGACTACACTGATGCAATTGAGGATCAATTTTGTGATTTATGTTTGTGATTGTGATAGTACATCAAATTTGAACTGAAAGCATTTATTGAAACAAGCTGAAATTACACACTACAGAGATAGTATTCTGACTATTACACACTACATCTTTGTTCTCAAATTCAAGTCACAAACAGAATGTCATGACTGCACTTTCACATGTTCCTTAATTAAGAAAATCCACTACAAAGCATAACTATTATATGGCACAACCACCATTCTTGTTGTGACAAATTGTATTTGACGTAGAAAGTTTATGCTAAAGAAGAATCTCTATTAatgagaaaagaataaaaaactacAAAGAAGAATTCTCTATGAATTCTTAATCTCTCACAAATATACTCTCTAAAGAATTTAAATCcttatgtttttctctcttgttctgCTTCCATTATTACAACGCATGCTAAGAAGTTATTGGTAACATAGGACACTTGTTTGTAAGCCATCCATAAATAATAGCAATGGCAGAAGCTTGTTTGTTATTGCTCTGAACACCTTTTTTCTCCCCCAGATTTGACTGGCACCAgaagtattaaaatttaataaaacttttctttgtaagtTTATGTTAATGTTAATATTGACTGGGTCCATTTCTGAAATTTCCTAGTTAGCAACTCCGCTCttccctttattttatttttcttttggttgaTGAAGTGTTATTTGTGTCCACTAATTTATGCATTGGGTGTAATTTTTAAAAGGCAATGGAAATGGAGGTTATAAGGTTgatttgaatgttgaagctgAGGAAGTTGCAGCAGATGACGACGATGATGACGATGTTGACTGGGAGGAAGGCTGATGAAAAATTATCTGATCAGTATAATGTAATGGTCTATTCTGATTTGCAATGGCCAGTGCTCATTAATAATACCGCTTCAAATTATGTACCACAAAACCAGAATTAGCTGCTCCTATTATTGCCTGTGCATCTTATTGTGGTGTTATGCGTCAACGGCTTCAGATAAGGTGCGCAGTTGACTTTTTAGTTGCTAATCATCAGTATTCGTCACATATTGAATGAACAACAGCTCTACTTTGACACTTAGCCGTCCAAAAATAGTGTCTCTAACTTTATTTCATTGTGATCACATACTATTTACCAATGGATACCTAGATTTGTGAGTAATGAGCCATCCCAACGTTTTACTTACCTGTGGTGTCGCTCACACCAATGAAGAAAATGGTGAGCCCTGAATTATATCTCCTCTGCTATTTCCAACAAGGCTATTTCCAACTCATCCTAGTTGTCCATTTCCCGAAAATGTACAAAAAGCTGTAATGAGAGATGGGCAATGTGTTCGTTGCCTGGCATCTTCAATTAAAGTCAAAGTTTATATCCCATGAAACTGGctctagtaattttttttatcaatcatggttagtttttgttagaat
Protein-coding sequences here:
- the LOC100793678 gene encoding general transcription factor IIE subunit 1 isoform X4, translated to MIEPYNKRQWVREEDLAKDLKLHTKQLRRTLRFFEEEKIITRDHRRETAKGAKIYGAAVAATADGQQTAKEGEEKVKLHTHSYCCLDYAQIYDVIRYRLHRMKHKLKDELENKNTLQEYICSNCGKRYNALDALRLVSFEDEDFHCESCNGRLEVESDKIAVQEGGDGDDNARRRRREKLKDMLQKMEVQLKPLMDQLSRVKDLPVPEFGSLQAWEARASAAVRAANGDINAGDSKISQLGYNGVPYSGDTKVVVDFNTEGKGEGVKSETDSTSLKVLPPWMITSGMNLTKEQRGEVKQETKMDETSTSTAVQYTDDKKLTIGHDNNQNIQDEYIKAYYAALLKQHELEEAAKKQLPNTLAADDPSSSTSNRQVGMKSKREEDDDCTEWEEAPIAGNGNGGYKVDLNVEAEEVAADDDDDDDVDWEEG
- the LOC100793678 gene encoding general transcription factor IIE subunit 1 isoform X2, whose translation is MIEPYNKLIKLGARAFYDDLTSTGDNQPKTGRSDNRGIAVVVLDALTRRQWVREEDLAKDLKLHTKQLRRTLRFFEEEKIITRDHRRETAKGAKIYGAAVAATADGQQTAKEGEEKIYDVIRYRLHRMKHKLKDELENKNTLQEYICSNCGKRYNALDALRLVSFEDEDFHCESCNGRLEVESDKIAVQEGGDGDDNARRRRREKLKDMLQKMEVQLKPLMDQLSRVKDLPVPEFGSLQAWEARASAAVRAANGDINAGDSKISQLGYNGVPYSGDTKVVVDFNTEGKGEGVKSETDSTSLKVLPPWMITSGMNLTKEQRGEVKQETKMDETSTSTAVQYTDDKKLTIGHDNNQNIQDEYIKAYYAALLKQHELEEAAKKQLPNTLAADDPSSSTSNRQVGMKSKREEDDDCTEWEEAPIAGNGNGGYKVDLNVEAEEVAADDDDDDDVDWEEG
- the LOC100793678 gene encoding general transcription factor IIE subunit 1 isoform X3 encodes the protein MKENGKKMIRQWVREEDLAKDLKLHTKQLRRTLRFFEEEKIITRDHRRETAKGAKIYGAAVAATADGQQTAKEGEEKVKLHTHSYCCLDYAQIYDVIRYRLHRMKHKLKDELENKNTLQEYICSNCGKRYNALDALRLVSFEDEDFHCESCNGRLEVESDKIAVQEGGDGDDNARRRRREKLKDMLQKMEVQLKPLMDQLSRVKDLPVPEFGSLQAWEARASAAVRAANGDINAGDSKISQLGYNGVPYSGDTKVVVDFNTEGKGEGVKSETDSTSLKVLPPWMITSGMNLTKEQRGEVKQETKMDETSTSTAVQYTDDKKLTIGHDNNQNIQDEYIKAYYAALLKQHELEEAAKKQLPNTLAADDPSSSTSNRQVGMKSKREEDDDCTEWEEAPIAGNGNGGYKVDLNVEAEEVAADDDDDDDVDWEEG
- the LOC100793678 gene encoding general transcription factor IIE subunit 1 isoform X1, with the translated sequence MIEPYNKLIKLGARAFYDDLTSTGDNQPKTGRSDNRGIAVVVLDALTRRQWVREEDLAKDLKLHTKQLRRTLRFFEEEKIITRDHRRETAKGAKIYGAAVAATADGQQTAKEGEEKVKLHTHSYCCLDYAQIYDVIRYRLHRMKHKLKDELENKNTLQEYICSNCGKRYNALDALRLVSFEDEDFHCESCNGRLEVESDKIAVQEGGDGDDNARRRRREKLKDMLQKMEVQLKPLMDQLSRVKDLPVPEFGSLQAWEARASAAVRAANGDINAGDSKISQLGYNGVPYSGDTKVVVDFNTEGKGEGVKSETDSTSLKVLPPWMITSGMNLTKEQRGEVKQETKMDETSTSTAVQYTDDKKLTIGHDNNQNIQDEYIKAYYAALLKQHELEEAAKKQLPNTLAADDPSSSTSNRQVGMKSKREEDDDCTEWEEAPIAGNGNGGYKVDLNVEAEEVAADDDDDDDVDWEEG